Below is a window of Haloterrigena alkaliphila DNA.
CGGCCGGCGGTCGCCTCGAGCGTATCGAACAGCAGGTCGAGCGAGTCGGCCTCGTCAGTGAGGACGACCGGGCCGCCGAAGCCGACCGGGATCGACACCAGTTGCTCGAGCGGCGGTGCGATGGGGAGCGTGTCGCTGATCGGGTCGGGAATCGGGAGGTCGACGGCGAAGTTCGGCATGATCGCGACCGGATTGGTCCCCTTCTCGACGACGACGTGGTGGCCGTCGTGGTCGAAGGCGTCCTCGATCGCTCGGATCCAGCCGTACCGATGGTAGACGGTTCCCCGGTCGGACTGGGTGACGACGTGGTTCCACTGGTTCTCGTTGATCGGTTCGATGCTTCGGTACAGGGTCGGATCGAGTGATGACACGGTTTCGAGTGCGTAGATGGGTCGTCCAACGGTGTTCGTGTGCGGACACAGGTCGCTGCCGAGAGCGCCGTCGGATCGACGGCGCGCGAGCCTAGTTCGCCGAGACCGGAGAGAGCCGCGAGAGTAACTCGCTGCCGTCCCGGAGGTTGACGTAGAGGCTCTCGGCCATCTCCATGCTCAGCGTCGACCGTTTCGCCGAGTAGTAGGTCCGCGTCTCGGGGCTGAACTTCGCCTTCCAGGTGGTCAGTCGGGGCGTGTTCGCTCCGATGATCTCGTAGTCGGGCACCCCGCGGTCGATGGCGTCGAGCATCTGGTGCCACTTGAGCAGTTCGTTGGCGGGGAAATCGGCGTCCGGCCGCGTCGCGCCCTGCCAGCCGCGGTACCGTTCCCCGTCGTCGAGAACGATGTTGCCCGACACCCGCTCGCCCTCGAGCGAGAGGACGTACGGTCGGACGGCGCCCTCCGGAAGCCGCTCGTACAGGTCCGTCACGAAGTCGACGGAGAGGTGGGCCTTTCGCCCTTGCTCCTCGTATCGATCGATCACCTGCCGAACGGTCCACTCGAGGTCGTCGCGGTCGCCCACTTCGACGGTGTAGGACGAATCCTGCTGCTCGCGGATCCGCTTGCGGGGACTCTGGCTGAACCGCATGATGAGTTCCTCCTCGCTCGGCGAGTCCTCGAGCGGGACGACGTAGGTGTACGCCGGCGAGACGTCGAAATCGTTCCAGGCGAACGGGCGGCTGTCGTCGTAGTTCCAGTCGGTCTCGACGTAGGTGTACTGGGGATCGATCTCCTCGTCGACCCACTCGAGACAGCTCTCGATGAACCGACGGTGTCGTTTCTCCCGCTTTCGCTGCTTCAACTGGCCCATGTGCAACAGCGCGGGCCCCAGGCTCGGAATCCCGAGCTCGTACGGCGGCGAGAAGACCAGCGAGAACGGCCCGCTGTTCAGGACGAAGAGGGGGAAGATCCCGACCGGTTGCTCTCCCTTGTATCCCACCAGCGGGTACAGCGTCGCACCCGAGTGATCTCGCAGGCACTCGAGGGCCTCGTATCGGTGAAAGATCGTCCCCTGCGGGGACCGATCGACGTGCTCGTTCCACGTCTCCTGTGCTGACGGATCGGCTACTGAAACTCTGATACTCATTGTTATCGGTGTCGACGAGGGGCGATGGCCGAAGGCGACACTCGCGGCCGGCTACAGTTCATGTAGGCTTTGTTATCACACTCGTACGGCGACTGTAGTCTCACTCGACGGAACGAAGGGGACTGCTTCAGTCTCCCCCGCACCTGTCGTCCGACTCCGGCGCGTGCGGCGAGGACGATTCACGAAATCGTCCGCTCCCTCGACAGTTGACCGAGGGTGACGAGGACCCGCCGAGCGTCCGACAGGACCGCTGACCTGCCGGTAACGCTACAATACAGTCTGGAAAATACATATTCAATATTTCAAGTATATCCCCGATCATCACACTACAGTACCAGTCGGAATAGTTTATTATATCGTTATTTGTACGTTCTATAGGCGGAAAAGTTTATGACGGTAAAATCGGATTACTCGCTGTATATGGCACGCAAGACTCCGGGGTTGGACGACGCGCCGTCCGGTTCTGCAGACGATTCGGGCAGCGAGACGGTCGGGCGACGATCCTATCTCAAACTCGCCGGTGCCGCCGCGGCGGCACTCGGCACGACCGCGGGCGTCTCGAGCGCCGCGCCCGACGGCGTCACGGACGGCATGGACGTGATCGAACTCGATTACGCCCAGTACGGCAGTCCGTCGCAGGTGTACAACGTCAACGACAACCGAAGCGGCATCCCGCCGGAGTTCGTTTCCTCGCCGA
It encodes the following:
- a CDS encoding GNAT family N-acetyltransferase: MSIRVSVADPSAQETWNEHVDRSPQGTIFHRYEALECLRDHSGATLYPLVGYKGEQPVGIFPLFVLNSGPFSLVFSPPYELGIPSLGPALLHMGQLKQRKREKRHRRFIESCLEWVDEEIDPQYTYVETDWNYDDSRPFAWNDFDVSPAYTYVVPLEDSPSEEELIMRFSQSPRKRIREQQDSSYTVEVGDRDDLEWTVRQVIDRYEEQGRKAHLSVDFVTDLYERLPEGAVRPYVLSLEGERVSGNIVLDDGERYRGWQGATRPDADFPANELLKWHQMLDAIDRGVPDYEIIGANTPRLTTWKAKFSPETRTYYSAKRSTLSMEMAESLYVNLRDGSELLSRLSPVSAN